One window of Candidatus Zixiibacteriota bacterium genomic DNA carries:
- a CDS encoding flagellar basal body P-ring protein FlgI, with the protein MGKIYCLRISLPSLLLPILLLAFQLFPPESEAAARIKDITRIQGENEFDLMGYGLVIGLDGTGDSKGTQFTVQSLANMMQRLGLTVEPDKLKIKNVAAVIVTGKISSHHQIGDKIDVTVSSLGDATSLQGGMLLFTQLASSNGEVFAVAQGPVSIGGFNVQVEDGNKIINNYTLVGRVPGGGSIQRTLESQAANNELNLSLQIPDYSTAARIAHMINSKYGVVAFVDNPAIIRIIVPDSLSYRNERARFIADIGAMMIEPDQVARVVINERTGTIVAGSHVSIAPVAIAHGNITVNIQSMPVISQPEPFSRGETVVVPEYQISVDNEKARVIHLEESVSLADVASALNKIGAAPRDIIAIFEALRQAGALRAELVII; encoded by the coding sequence ATGGGAAAAATATACTGTCTCAGAATCTCACTGCCGTCGCTGCTACTGCCCATTTTGCTTCTGGCTTTTCAACTCTTTCCGCCGGAGAGCGAGGCGGCGGCGCGCATTAAAGATATCACCCGCATTCAGGGCGAAAACGAGTTTGATCTGATGGGGTACGGCTTGGTCATCGGTCTTGACGGCACCGGCGACAGCAAAGGAACCCAATTCACAGTCCAATCGCTCGCCAACATGATGCAGCGTCTCGGACTAACCGTGGAGCCGGACAAATTGAAAATAAAAAATGTCGCCGCCGTCATTGTCACCGGGAAAATCAGCTCCCACCATCAGATCGGAGACAAAATTGACGTCACCGTCTCCTCTCTGGGTGATGCCACCTCTCTGCAGGGAGGAATGCTTCTTTTCACCCAGCTGGCGTCATCAAACGGTGAGGTTTTCGCCGTAGCCCAGGGACCGGTCTCTATCGGCGGCTTTAATGTACAGGTAGAAGACGGCAATAAGATTATTAACAACTACACCCTGGTCGGACGTGTCCCCGGGGGCGGCTCAATTCAGAGAACTCTTGAAAGCCAGGCCGCCAACAATGAACTGAATCTTTCCCTCCAGATTCCCGATTATTCTACCGCCGCCCGGATTGCCCATATGATAAATTCCAAATATGGTGTTGTCGCCTTTGTCGATAACCCCGCCATCATCCGCATAATCGTTCCCGACTCGCTCTCCTACCGAAACGAGCGGGCACGCTTCATCGCCGATATCGGCGCCATGATGATTGAGCCGGACCAGGTGGCGCGGGTCGTCATCAATGAACGCACCGGAACCATTGTCGCCGGTTCCCATGTGAGCATTGCGCCGGTTGCAATTGCCCACGGTAATATCACCGTCAATATTCAATCGATGCCGGTCATCTCGCAGCCGGAGCCATTCTCTCGCGGTGAGACCGTAGTTGTCCCCGAATATCAGATTTCCGTCGATAATGAAAAAGCTCGTGTCATTCATCTGGAAGAATCCGTATCGCTGGCAGATGTCGCCTCCGCTCTCAACAAAATCGGCGCCGCTCCCCGCGATATCATAGCCATCTTTGAAGCCCTGCGCCAGGCGGGCGCTCTGCGAGCCGAACTGGTGATTATCTAA
- a CDS encoding flagellar basal body L-ring protein FlgH, whose product MNIRKILFFILILLLLPFGLRVWSGDFGRANSLYTDIKANRVGDLLTVHIYEASNASSQAETKTEKNGSYSTEGGPGIGSLDFIPLFGASGEHSNSYDGKGENLRQQTLRAKMSVTVISVKDNGDLVVKGSRTVGISKDKETMTLTGVVRQKDVRPDNSVDSYLIADAEINYTGRGATNNASRPGLIARFFNWLF is encoded by the coding sequence ATGAATATCCGAAAGATTCTCTTTTTCATTTTAATACTGCTGCTTCTGCCCTTTGGGCTGCGCGTATGGTCCGGCGACTTCGGAAGAGCCAATTCGCTCTATACCGATATCAAAGCCAACCGGGTCGGCGACCTGCTGACTGTCCATATATATGAAGCCTCCAATGCCAGCAGTCAGGCGGAAACCAAGACAGAGAAAAACGGCTCCTATTCCACCGAGGGGGGACCCGGCATCGGCTCCCTTGATTTCATTCCCCTCTTTGGCGCTTCGGGAGAACACAGCAATTCCTATGACGGCAAAGGGGAGAACCTCCGTCAACAGACCCTCCGCGCCAAAATGTCGGTCACCGTAATCAGCGTCAAAGACAACGGCGACCTGGTCGTCAAGGGTAGCCGCACCGTCGGAATCTCCAAGGATAAAGAAACTATGACCCTTACCGGTGTCGTTCGCCAGAAAGATGTTCGGCCCGACAACAGCGTCGATTCCTATCTGATAGCGGATGCCGAAATCAACTACACCGGACGCGGCGCCACGAATAACGCCAGCCGTCCGGGACTCATCGCCCGCTTCTTCAACTGGCTCTTTTAG
- the flgA gene encoding flagellar basal body P-ring formation chaperone FlgA — MKDKWIYLLSLLSLLLTLNVAAKSDVEKSLITFVQEKYQLDTARTQVEIDRLAIPVTLGDYDSLQITALSTAPPRGTLPLQIEFIRGGAPVARCQARLKISYFDTVLTAVCRIKRGEALTPGQFTLQRQNVTSLTEKPLTSFASLENKAALRNINIGQPLLENMLEDIPDIRPGQEIQIKYNSGALSVSVIGVALSKGHIGETIKVRNKQTGKIIKAVVIDSASVALAQL; from the coding sequence ATGAAAGATAAATGGATTTATCTGTTAAGTCTCCTTTCGCTACTCTTGACATTGAATGTCGCCGCCAAAAGCGACGTCGAGAAAAGCCTCATCACTTTCGTCCAGGAAAAGTATCAGCTCGATACCGCCCGGACTCAAGTGGAGATTGACCGCCTCGCGATTCCGGTCACTCTGGGCGATTACGACAGCCTGCAAATTACCGCTCTTTCCACCGCGCCTCCGCGCGGCACCCTGCCGCTGCAAATCGAATTCATTCGCGGCGGCGCCCCGGTCGCCCGCTGCCAGGCGCGCCTCAAGATTTCTTACTTCGATACCGTTCTCACCGCCGTCTGCCGTATCAAACGGGGCGAAGCGCTCACCCCCGGGCAGTTCACTCTTCAGAGACAAAACGTCACCTCTCTGACCGAAAAACCGCTCACCTCCTTTGCCTCTCTGGAAAATAAAGCCGCCCTCCGCAACATTAATATCGGGCAGCCCTTGCTGGAAAACATGCTCGAAGATATCCCTGATATCAGACCGGGGCAGGAGATTCAAATCAAATACAATTCGGGAGCGCTGTCGGTCTCAGTAATCGGCGTCGCTCTCAGCAAAGGCCATATCGGCGAAACCATAAAAGTCCGCAACAAACAAACAGGAAAAATAATCAAAGCCGTCGTCATCGATTCCGCATCGGTGGCGCTTGCCCAACTGTGA
- the flgG gene encoding flagellar basal-body rod protein FlgG — protein MIKAMRTAASGMVAQQMNVDNIANNLSNVNTTGFKKSKIEFQDVLYQNFRKAGTATAVGTAAPTGLDIGYGTRAVATVREFSVGNLQMTGNPLDLAISGDGFFQIQMPDGTISYSRDGAFKASADGRVVTSDGFFLFPEITIPEDATSVAVSIDGDVSVLLVGNDEPQSIGRIELARFINPAGLAAVGHNLYNPTAASGSPIVGEPTQDGLGKIDQGYLELSNVDVVDEMVNMIVAQRAYEINSKVIQTSEDMTQIVNNLKR, from the coding sequence ATGATAAAAGCCATGCGAACTGCCGCCTCCGGAATGGTGGCGCAACAGATGAATGTCGATAACATCGCCAACAATCTTTCCAACGTCAATACCACCGGCTTCAAGAAAAGCAAGATTGAGTTTCAGGATGTGCTGTACCAGAACTTCCGAAAAGCCGGCACCGCTACCGCCGTTGGCACCGCTGCCCCGACCGGTCTGGATATCGGTTACGGCACTCGCGCCGTTGCCACTGTCCGCGAATTCTCGGTCGGCAATCTGCAGATGACCGGCAATCCTCTCGACTTGGCTATCTCCGGCGACGGTTTCTTTCAGATTCAGATGCCCGATGGCACCATCAGCTACAGTCGCGACGGCGCCTTCAAAGCCTCCGCCGACGGGCGAGTCGTCACTTCCGACGGCTTCTTTCTCTTTCCCGAGATAACCATACCGGAAGACGCCACCTCGGTTGCCGTTAGTATCGACGGTGATGTTTCGGTGCTGCTGGTCGGCAATGATGAGCCGCAGTCTATCGGACGAATTGAACTGGCGCGCTTTATCAATCCGGCCGGTTTGGCTGCCGTCGGTCACAATCTCTACAATCCGACCGCGGCATCAGGAAGCCCCATTGTCGGGGAACCGACCCAGGACGGCTTGGGGAAAATAGACCAGGGGTATCTGGAATTGTCAAACGTCGACGTGGTCGATGAGATGGTCAATATGATTGTCGCCCAGCGCGCTTACGAAATCAATTCCAAAGTCATCCAAACCAGCGAGGATATGACTCAAATTGTCAATAATCTGAAACGATAG
- a CDS encoding flagellar hook-basal body protein has protein sequence MIKGLYRSASAMVPRVKMQEITANNLANASSPGFKRDQLFTRELSRAQAKQMPRKSDWETPMIDQVYTEFEAGTLEKTDNPLNLAIEGDGFFVVETESGETALTRSGIFSVNPAGFLVNGEGHRLLSDGGPIAVGDGALSVAESGQVEINGSPVGTLRIMTLPDRQLLKKIGDNEFVAPEDIEPVAALNYAVRQGYLEASNVNAIREMVNMIISFRNYEADAQALKTQDESLEKLIDNVGRVR, from the coding sequence ATGATTAAAGGTCTATATCGTTCTGCCTCGGCAATGGTGCCGAGGGTCAAGATGCAGGAAATCACGGCTAACAACCTGGCTAATGCTTCTTCGCCTGGATTCAAACGCGACCAGCTATTCACGCGAGAGCTCTCCCGCGCTCAGGCTAAGCAGATGCCGCGCAAGTCCGACTGGGAAACGCCGATGATTGACCAGGTTTATACCGAATTCGAAGCCGGTACTCTTGAGAAGACCGACAACCCCCTCAACCTGGCTATCGAAGGAGACGGCTTTTTTGTCGTCGAAACGGAGTCCGGCGAAACTGCCCTGACCCGTTCCGGCATTTTCAGCGTCAATCCCGCCGGTTTTCTGGTCAATGGCGAGGGGCATCGTCTCTTGAGTGACGGAGGACCGATTGCGGTCGGTGACGGCGCTCTTTCGGTTGCCGAGTCCGGTCAGGTCGAAATTAACGGCTCGCCGGTCGGCACACTTCGAATAATGACCCTGCCCGACCGTCAGCTCCTCAAAAAAATCGGCGACAATGAATTTGTCGCGCCCGAGGATATCGAGCCTGTTGCCGCTCTCAATTATGCGGTGCGGCAGGGGTATCTCGAGGCCTCCAATGTCAATGCCATTAGAGAAATGGTCAATATGATTATCTCCTTTAGAAATTATGAGGCTGACGCCCAGGCGCTCAAAACGCAGGATGAATCGCTGGAAAAACTAATCGACAATGTCGGCCGCGTTCGATGA
- a CDS encoding FlgD immunoglobulin-like domain containing protein: DSVWVDSVTASPGQKVAVNVYGFNQEELIQVRLALGYSSPSLTFDTVIFDNSRGLSASSRVVNSSAQERQILIDLSYTLLAPLTPDSGLLATILFDVAPTAPDELVIIDSARYLGLQGLEFVPVSGASFGPYFHRGFVEIKASTDIKTVEQGILPQDFALRQNAPNPFNPATTIKFELPKASDVRLDVYNILGQKIRTLVDRFLPAGIYRVTFDGRGDDDQPLASGVYLYRLKAGDYADSKVMVMVK; this comes from the coding sequence GATTCGGTCTGGGTTGATAGCGTAACGGCATCGCCGGGACAGAAGGTAGCGGTGAATGTTTACGGTTTTAATCAAGAAGAACTTATCCAGGTTCGTCTGGCTCTGGGGTACTCTTCCCCCAGTCTTACTTTTGACACGGTCATATTTGACAATTCCCGCGGGCTTTCAGCCTCGAGCCGGGTGGTCAACTCCAGCGCGCAGGAGCGTCAGATTCTAATCGATTTGAGCTACACCCTTTTGGCTCCGTTGACTCCCGACTCCGGGTTGCTGGCGACCATTCTGTTCGATGTGGCTCCGACGGCGCCGGATGAGCTGGTGATAATCGACAGCGCCAGGTATCTCGGTTTGCAGGGATTGGAATTCGTGCCGGTCAGCGGCGCTTCATTTGGACCTTACTTTCATCGCGGTTTCGTTGAGATTAAGGCAAGCACCGATATCAAGACTGTGGAGCAGGGTATTCTGCCGCAGGATTTCGCGTTGCGCCAGAACGCCCCGAATCCGTTCAACCCTGCGACGACCATAAAGTTTGAACTGCCGAAAGCATCAGATGTCCGTCTTGACGTTTACAATATACTGGGACAGAAGATAAGGACGTTGGTTGACCGGTTTTTGCCGGCCGGAATTTATAGAGTAACTTTTGACGGAAGAGGTGATGACGACCAGCCGCTTGCTTCCGGCGTATATCTTTACCGCCTCAAGGCGGGCGATTATGCCGACAGCAAGGTCATGGTAATGGTAAAGTAA
- a CDS encoding flagellar FliJ family protein: MKKFKFRLEPLLRLKEHQEKDKQKTLALAAQKVLTQEEQLRQIAQRRSETQQSQRDSLSGRLNPGHLLVCSRYLGKLKINELTGREILKAFIADRERQRLELVEATKQKKIFEKLKERRRNSYISDNERLTQKEQDEIAAKLFLQNKSSRVTREPWG; this comes from the coding sequence ATGAAAAAGTTCAAGTTCCGGCTGGAGCCGCTTCTGCGGCTTAAAGAACATCAGGAAAAAGACAAACAAAAAACCCTGGCGCTGGCAGCGCAGAAAGTCTTAACTCAGGAAGAACAACTCCGCCAGATTGCCCAAAGACGATCTGAAACGCAGCAAAGCCAGCGGGACTCTCTGAGCGGACGGTTGAACCCCGGGCATCTTCTGGTTTGCTCTCGCTACCTGGGAAAACTGAAAATAAACGAACTGACCGGACGAGAAATCCTCAAAGCCTTTATTGCCGACCGCGAGAGGCAACGTCTGGAACTGGTCGAAGCGACCAAACAGAAAAAGATATTCGAAAAACTCAAAGAGCGTCGGCGCAACAGTTATATTTCCGATAATGAGAGATTGACCCAAAAAGAGCAGGATGAAATTGCCGCCAAATTATTTCTCCAAAATAAAAGCTCCCGCGTCACACGGGAGCCCTGGGGATGA
- the fliI gene encoding flagellar protein export ATPase FliI: MKPVPYNLYSSRIERLSAIKQSGRVAQVVGLVVESVGPAVSVGDLCRIENPESGERIKAEVVGFRDNRILLMPLGSISGITPGSIVVSTGEQLRVPVGEELIGRILGGLGQPIDDKGPLLCTKTRVVESPPIPALKRKRITNPVRTGIKAIDIMASCGQGQRMGIFAGSGVGKSVLLGMIARGSSADINVIALVGERGREVREFIEKDLGEDGLKRSIVVAVTSDQPSLIRIKGAYVASAIAEYFRDQGKNVMLLMDSVTRIAIAQREIGLAVGEPPATKGFTPSVFALLPRLLERAGTNDKGSITGLYTVLVEGDDFNEPISDAVRSILDGHVALSRRLASLNQYPAVDILDSISRLMLDVTSPEHQMLAAKVREIVATYRESEDLINIGAYVKGSSPRIDYAISKIDEINRFFRQGITELCPFESALCDLNAIFAPAESRKDSHEKVQVPAGAASAA; the protein is encoded by the coding sequence ATGAAACCGGTTCCATACAATCTCTACTCCAGCCGTATCGAACGTCTCAGCGCCATTAAACAATCAGGTCGGGTGGCGCAAGTGGTCGGATTGGTGGTGGAGTCGGTTGGACCGGCCGTCTCTGTCGGCGACCTCTGCCGTATCGAAAATCCGGAATCGGGAGAGAGAATCAAAGCCGAAGTGGTCGGATTCCGCGACAACCGAATCCTGCTTATGCCGTTGGGCTCCATTAGCGGCATCACCCCTGGTTCAATTGTTGTCTCGACCGGCGAACAACTCCGCGTACCGGTAGGAGAAGAACTGATAGGCAGAATCCTTGGCGGATTGGGTCAGCCGATTGACGACAAAGGTCCCCTGCTGTGCACCAAGACCCGCGTTGTCGAAAGCCCTCCCATCCCGGCTCTAAAAAGAAAACGAATCACCAATCCTGTTCGCACCGGAATTAAAGCCATCGATATTATGGCATCCTGCGGCCAGGGACAAAGAATGGGAATCTTCGCCGGCTCCGGTGTCGGCAAGTCCGTCCTGCTCGGCATGATTGCCCGCGGCTCCTCCGCCGATATCAATGTCATTGCCCTGGTGGGGGAACGGGGGAGAGAGGTTCGCGAATTCATAGAAAAAGATCTGGGGGAAGACGGTTTGAAACGCTCTATCGTCGTCGCGGTCACCTCCGACCAACCTTCGCTGATAAGAATTAAAGGGGCCTATGTCGCCAGCGCTATCGCCGAGTATTTCCGCGACCAGGGCAAGAATGTCATGTTGCTGATGGATTCCGTGACCCGTATCGCTATCGCCCAGCGCGAAATCGGTCTCGCCGTCGGCGAGCCACCCGCCACCAAAGGATTTACCCCTTCGGTCTTCGCCCTCCTGCCGCGACTTCTGGAAAGGGCAGGCACTAATGACAAAGGCTCTATCACCGGACTGTACACCGTCCTGGTCGAAGGAGACGATTTCAATGAGCCAATCTCCGATGCCGTCCGCTCCATACTCGATGGTCATGTCGCGCTATCGCGACGTCTGGCATCTTTGAATCAATATCCGGCGGTCGATATCCTCGATTCAATCAGCCGGCTTATGCTTGATGTCACCTCTCCGGAGCATCAGATGCTGGCCGCTAAAGTCCGTGAAATCGTTGCCACCTACCGTGAATCCGAAGACCTTATCAATATCGGAGCCTACGTGAAAGGCTCTTCCCCTCGCATTGATTACGCCATATCCAAAATAGATGAAATCAACCGTTTCTTCCGGCAGGGGATAACAGAATTATGTCCCTTCGAGTCTGCCCTGTGCGACCTGAACGCCATCTTCGCGCCTGCCGAAAGCAGAAAAGACTCCCATGAAAAAGTTCAAGTTCCGGCTGGAGCCGCTTCTGCGGCTTAA
- a CDS encoding FliH/SctL family protein, with amino-acid sequence MSKLLQCAVTEERVIIGEYRADIEADRMAEKQLASRFPDVQVTTSLEGRKLIPIQEIFKIEERMRRDTELQRQKGYEEGYNKGISEGQKEARKVVANFSGLITDAVKQREILYEDARRKILELVLQIARKVTFDAARIEPDITAGIIAGTIKKLTDKSKIKVKVHPDHLPHIEQQLDRFRGDSTAVKELVIEADSRVLCGGCFIETPTGDVDARIDSQLDIIAEALHEVEGTP; translated from the coding sequence TTGTCTAAACTCCTGCAGTGCGCCGTCACCGAGGAACGTGTCATTATCGGCGAATACCGGGCTGATATCGAAGCCGACCGGATGGCGGAGAAGCAACTCGCCAGCCGCTTCCCGGATGTTCAAGTCACTACCTCCCTTGAAGGGAGAAAACTCATCCCGATTCAAGAAATCTTCAAGATTGAAGAGCGAATGCGCCGCGATACCGAACTGCAGCGGCAAAAAGGGTACGAGGAGGGATATAATAAGGGCATTTCCGAGGGCCAGAAAGAAGCGCGCAAAGTAGTCGCCAACTTCTCCGGCTTGATTACCGATGCCGTCAAACAGCGTGAAATACTCTATGAGGATGCCCGGCGCAAAATCCTGGAACTGGTCTTGCAGATTGCGCGCAAAGTCACTTTTGACGCCGCCCGCATCGAACCCGATATCACCGCCGGGATTATTGCCGGCACCATAAAAAAACTTACCGACAAATCTAAAATCAAAGTCAAGGTCCATCCCGACCATCTCCCGCATATTGAGCAGCAGCTCGACCGTTTCCGGGGAGATTCCACCGCCGTCAAAGAGCTCGTTATCGAAGCCGATAGCCGTGTCCTCTGCGGCGGCTGCTTTATCGAAACACCGACCGGTGATGTCGATGCCCGCATTGATTCGCAACTCGATATTATCGCCGAAGCGTTGCATGAAGTCGAAGGCACACCATGA
- the fliG gene encoding flagellar motor switch protein FliG encodes MEYEQLNPLQKAAIALVAFGTEVSALVMKSLSETDMEKLTVEIANLRDVPPAVEEKVISDCYQIFMARQYISQGGVDFAREILEKAVGKEKASMIISRLESSFKTSGFNLLKNIDSRQLVGFIQNEHPQTIALILSQLTAQQAAAVLSELPSELQAEVALRIATMEKISPDILKEIESTLEGHFEASAEGDLSVSGGAKTMAEILNVIDSAAEKNILQSLEADNPDLAAEIKNMMFVFDDIVLLDDRSVQRLLKEVETKDLSIALKAASEEVKSKIYANVSERVAVMIKEEMEFMGPMRLSDVEAAQQRIVEAVRKLEEDGQIVVSGRGGKEDIIV; translated from the coding sequence ATGGAATACGAGCAACTCAATCCTCTGCAAAAAGCGGCTATCGCCCTGGTGGCATTTGGCACCGAGGTTTCCGCGTTAGTGATGAAAAGCCTCTCCGAAACCGATATGGAAAAACTTACCGTTGAAATCGCCAATCTGCGCGATGTCCCCCCCGCCGTCGAAGAAAAAGTTATCAGCGATTGCTATCAAATCTTCATGGCGCGCCAGTACATCTCCCAGGGCGGTGTCGATTTCGCCCGCGAAATCCTGGAAAAAGCGGTCGGCAAAGAAAAGGCGTCGATGATAATCTCGCGATTGGAGTCATCCTTCAAAACCTCCGGCTTCAATCTCCTCAAGAATATCGATTCCCGTCAACTGGTCGGATTCATCCAGAACGAACACCCGCAGACCATAGCCCTGATTCTGTCGCAACTGACCGCCCAGCAGGCGGCGGCGGTCCTTTCCGAATTGCCGTCGGAACTGCAGGCGGAAGTCGCCCTTCGCATCGCCACCATGGAAAAGATTTCGCCCGATATTCTCAAAGAGATTGAATCTACTTTGGAGGGGCATTTTGAAGCCTCTGCCGAAGGCGACCTCTCCGTTTCCGGGGGAGCCAAAACCATGGCTGAGATTCTCAACGTCATCGACAGCGCCGCCGAAAAAAATATCCTGCAGTCTCTTGAAGCCGACAATCCCGACCTGGCCGCCGAAATCAAAAATATGATGTTTGTCTTCGACGATATCGTCCTGCTTGATGACCGCTCGGTGCAGCGTCTGCTGAAAGAAGTCGAAACCAAAGACCTTTCTATCGCGCTCAAAGCCGCTTCCGAAGAGGTCAAATCAAAGATATATGCCAATGTCTCTGAGCGTGTGGCGGTGATGATTAAAGAAGAGATGGAGTTCATGGGACCGATGCGTCTCTCCGATGTCGAAGCCGCCCAGCAGCGCATCGTGGAAGCGGTCCGCAAACTCGAAGAGGACGGGCAGATCGTTGTCTCCGGTCGCGGCGGCAAGGAGGATATCATTGTCTAA
- the fliF gene encoding flagellar basal-body MS-ring/collar protein FliF — MEYFKQLFHNISAVLKAMSPGQAVVLVAVIAGIIVGIAVVGNWVKTVNYSILYSNLEPAEAGEIVSQLTEQKIPYKLEDGGTTILVPSGDVYKTRITLASEGIPRSGNIGYSIFDKSNLGMTEFLQNLNFRRALEGELTRTIMQLADVQAARVHIVMPKDRLFKADKQEATASIVLKLRTPAGLSKSQLAGITHLVACSVEGLKPQNISIIDYNGELLSSQTGSDPLAGMSASQLDVRKNVEQYLEKKAQSMLDGVIGQGKSIVRVTAELDFQQMEKTSEIYDPNSAVVRSEERTEETKSSSDRGEDSSEVRDDNKVETAVTNYEINKTVEHIINSVGNIKRLSVAVLVDGAYRKTDAAGGSTAEPVYEPRSQEEIDRIAALVRNAVGFDNQRNDQIEVVNLAFDRTSMEFEQQKIDQVIQQEFYFDIGKKVLLVALAILAFLYLRKILKKFFGSLGRILPPASPTRAGQNISPYEGLPGEESREVPPIVPENRRPRLIDQMQTAAKGRPEEIAKVIKTMMIE, encoded by the coding sequence ATGGAATACTTCAAACAACTCTTCCACAATATTTCCGCCGTCCTGAAGGCGATGTCGCCCGGCCAGGCGGTGGTTCTGGTGGCGGTCATTGCCGGCATCATCGTCGGCATTGCCGTTGTCGGCAACTGGGTCAAAACGGTCAATTACTCCATCCTCTATTCAAATCTGGAACCGGCCGAAGCCGGCGAAATTGTCAGTCAGCTGACCGAGCAGAAAATTCCTTACAAATTAGAGGATGGCGGCACTACCATTCTGGTCCCTTCCGGTGACGTCTACAAAACCCGCATCACGCTGGCATCAGAGGGGATTCCTCGTTCCGGGAATATCGGTTATTCCATATTTGACAAATCCAATCTCGGGATGACCGAATTCCTGCAGAACCTCAACTTCCGAAGAGCGCTGGAAGGGGAACTGACCCGCACTATCATGCAGCTTGCCGATGTCCAGGCGGCGCGGGTGCATATTGTCATGCCGAAAGATCGCCTCTTCAAAGCCGACAAACAGGAAGCAACGGCATCTATTGTGCTGAAACTCCGCACCCCCGCCGGACTCTCCAAATCGCAACTTGCCGGCATTACCCATCTGGTGGCCTGTTCTGTGGAAGGTCTCAAACCGCAGAATATCTCCATTATTGACTACAACGGAGAACTTCTCTCCTCCCAGACCGGCTCTGACCCGCTGGCCGGGATGAGTGCCTCCCAGCTTGATGTCCGCAAGAATGTGGAGCAATACCTGGAAAAGAAAGCCCAGAGCATGCTCGATGGCGTCATCGGGCAGGGAAAGTCAATTGTCCGCGTCACCGCCGAACTTGATTTCCAGCAGATGGAAAAGACCTCGGAAATTTACGACCCCAATTCCGCCGTCGTCCGCAGCGAGGAACGAACCGAAGAAACCAAATCATCTTCAGACAGGGGAGAGGACAGCAGCGAGGTCCGTGACGATAACAAGGTCGAGACCGCCGTCACCAATTATGAAATCAACAAAACGGTAGAGCATATTATAAACTCTGTCGGCAATATCAAACGTCTCTCAGTAGCGGTGCTGGTTGACGGTGCCTATCGCAAAACCGATGCCGCTGGCGGCTCTACCGCCGAGCCGGTCTATGAGCCGCGCAGCCAGGAAGAAATCGACCGGATTGCCGCCCTGGTCAGAAATGCCGTGGGCTTCGACAACCAGCGCAATGACCAGATAGAAGTGGTCAACCTGGCTTTCGACCGCACCTCTATGGAATTTGAGCAGCAGAAAATCGACCAGGTAATTCAACAGGAATTCTACTTCGATATCGGCAAGAAAGTCCTGTTAGTCGCTCTTGCGATACTGGCATTCCTCTATCTGCGCAAGATACTTAAGAAATTCTTTGGCTCCCTGGGTAGAATTCTCCCTCCTGCTTCGCCGACTCGCGCCGGGCAGAATATCAGCCCCTATGAAGGATTGCCGGGCGAAGAGTCGCGCGAGGTGCCGCCGATCGTTCCGGAGAACCGGCGACCCCGTCTGATTGACCAGATGCAGACCGCCGCCAAAGGACGTCCCGAAGAAATTGCCAAAGTCATTAAGACCATGATGATTGAATAA
- the fliE gene encoding flagellar hook-basal body complex protein FliE, with protein sequence MSAPVNQITRLIPSFQGQLPAGAEKADGAHFTELLEQMIGSVNNFQNEAAQAQQLAATGEAADLHQVMIAVEEAGITMDLLLEIRNRLVDAYQSLIQMPI encoded by the coding sequence ATGAGCGCCCCTGTCAATCAAATCACCCGCCTCATTCCGTCCTTCCAGGGACAACTCCCCGCCGGGGCGGAGAAAGCCGATGGGGCTCATTTCACCGAACTTCTGGAGCAGATGATCGGCTCCGTTAATAATTTTCAAAACGAAGCGGCCCAGGCGCAACAGCTGGCCGCCACCGGCGAAGCCGCCGATTTGCATCAGGTGATGATTGCGGTCGAGGAGGCCGGTATTACTATGGACCTGTTACTGGAGATTAGAAATCGATTGGTCGATGCATATCAATCGCTCATACAGATGCCTATTTGA